The Mycolicibacterium monacense genome contains the following window.
GGACGGGACGAAACTCGTCACCGTCCACCACCCGATCCCGTGAGCGCGCACATGGTGCCCGGTGAGATCTTCTTCGGCGAAGGGGATGTCGAGATCAACGCCGGTGCCCGACGCCTGGAGATGGAGATCGTCAACACCGGTGACCGGCCGGTGCAGGTCGGCAGCCATGTCCACCTGCCGCAGGCCAACGCCGCACTCGACTTCGACCGCACCGCCGCCCGCGGCCACCGCCTCGACGTCCCGGCCGGCACCGCGGTGCGCTTCGAACCCGGTGTGGCCCAGCGCGTCCGGCTCGTGCCGCTGGGAGGCAGTCGTGAGGTGCACGGCCTGTCGCTGAACCCACCCGGCAGATTGGACGGGGCGTCGTGACCGGCCTGTCGCGCGAGCGCTACGCCGCGCTCTACGGTCCGACCACCGGTGACCGCATCCGGCTGGCCGACACCGACCTCGTCATCGAGATCACCGAAGACCGCAGCGGCGGAACGGGACTCGCAGGTGACGAAGCCGTGTTCGGCGGCGGCAAGGTGCTGCGCGAGTCGATGGGCCAGTCCAGGGCCACCCGCGCAGACGGTGCCCCCGACACCGTCATCACCGGCGCCGTCATCCTCGATCACTGGGGAATCATCAAGGCCGACATCGGCATCCGCGACGGTCGCATCGTCGCGATCGGCAAGGCCGGCAATCCCGACATCATGGACGGCGTGCACCCCGATCTGGTGGTCGGGCCGTCGACCGAGATCATCGCCGGCAACGGTCGGATCCTCACGGCGGGTGCGATCGACTGCCACGTCCACCTGATCTGCCCGCAGATCATGGAGGAGGCGCTCGGCGGCGGGATCACGACGATCGTCGCGGGCGGAACCGGACCGGCGGAGGGCAGTAAGGCCACCACCGTCACACCGGGGGCCTGGCATCTGGCCCGCATGCTCGAGGCACTCGACACCTGGCCGCTCAACGTGGTGCTCCTGGGCAAGGGCAACACGGTGTCGGCCGAGGCGATGTGGGAGCAGTTGCGCGGTGGCGCAGCCGGTTTCAAGCTGCACGAGGACTGGGGCACCACACCGGCCGCGATCGACGCGTGCCTCACCGTCGCCGACGCGGCGGGTGTTCAGGTCAACATCCACACCGACACGCTCAACGAGATGGCCTTCGTCGAGGACACCCTGGCGGCGATCAAGGGCAGGTCGATCCACGCCTACCACACCGAGGGCGCAGGCGGCGGCCACGCACCCGACATCATCACCGTCGCCTCGCACCCCAACGTGCTGCCGAGTTCGACCAACCCGACCCGCCCGCACACCGTCAACACCCTCGACGAACACCTCGACATGCTGATGGTGTGCCACCACCTCAACCCCAGCGTCCCCGAGGATCTCGCGTTCGCCGAGAGTCGCATCCGGCCGTCGACCATCGCCGCCGAGGACCTGCTGCACGACATCGGGGCGATCTCGATGATCGGCAGCGACGCCCAGGCGATGGGGCGGATCGGCGAGGTGGTGCTGCGCACCTGGCAGACCGCGCACGTGATGAAGCGCCGCCGAGGCGCGCTCGAGGGTGACGGACGGGCCGACAACAACCGGGCGCGCCGCTACGTCGCCAAGTACACGATCTGCCCGGCGGTCGCGCACGGCCTCGACGGCGAGATCGGCTCGGTCGAGGTCGGCAAGCTCGCCGACCTCGTCCTGTGGGAGCCGGCGTTCTTCGGTGTCCGCCCGCACGCGGTCATCAAGGGCGGGATGATCGCATGGGCCGCCATGGGTGACGCCAACGCGTCGATCCCGACACCGCAACCGGTGCTGCCGCGCCCGATGTTCGGTGCCGCACCCGCTGCGGCCGCCGCCACGTCGGTGCACTTCGTCTCACCGCAGGCGATCGAGGACGGCCTCGCCGACCGCATCGACGTCCGGCGGAGCCTGATCGCCGTCGCGGACTGCCGGCACGTCGGGAAGGCTCAGATGCCGCTCAACGACGCCATGCCCCGCATCGAGGTCGATCCGGACACCTTCACCGTGCGCATCGACGGCGACGTGTGGCAGGAGCAGCCGGCCGCCGAACTCCCGATGGCGCAGCGGTACTTCCTGTTCTGATGACGACGCTGTTCTGATGACGACGCTGACGACCCTGCTGGCACTCGCGGACTCCCGCCTGCCCATCGGTGGACACGTCCACTCCGGCGGTGTCGAGGAAGCCGTGACCAGCGGGCTCGTCACGAATCTGGAGACGCTGCACGCCTATCTGGTGCGCCGGGTGCGCACCCAGGGCCTGGTCGCCGCGTCGATCGCAGCCGCGGTGCACGCGGGGACCCTGACGGTGGCCGCGGCCGACCGCGAAACCGACGCGCGCACACCGGCACCCGCCGCGCGCACCGCCTCCCGGGCGCAGGGCAGGGGACTGGCCCGGCTGGCGAGGCGCGTGTGGCCCGGACACGACTGGACCGCCCTGGGGCGCGCGCCGCATCTGCCCGTCGCCTCGGGTGCGGTGGGTGCGGTGGCCGGGCTCACGCCGGGACAGACGGCGCTGTCCGTCGTCTACACCACCATGACGGGCTCGGCGACGGCCGCCCAGCGGTTGCTCGCGCTGGACCCCGGTGACGTCGCGGCGCTGACCTTCGGGCTCGCGCCGTTGTGCGACGACGTCGCGGCGGCTGCCGCCGAAGAACCCGCCGACCTGTCCGATCCGCTGCTCGACGTGCTCGCCCAGCGGCATTCCGAACGCGAACGTCCCCTGTTCGCCTCCTGATCGCACCACCAGAGAAGGACCCGCCATGCCACCGCATTTCCTCTCCGCTGATTCCACGGGCCAACCCCACCGGCACGCCGACCGCCCCAAGCGGGTGCGAACCCCGGGGGAGCCGTTGCGGATCGGCGTCGGCGGCCCCGTCGGGTCGGGTAAGACGGCGCTGGTGGCCGCGCTGTGCCGGCAACTGCGCGACGAACTGTCGCTGGCGGTGCTGACCAACGACATCTACACGACCGAGGACGCCGACTTCCTGCGCCGTCATGCGGTATTGCCCGACGACCGGATCGCGGCCGTGCAGACCGGCGGCTGCCCGCACACCGCCATCCGCGACGACATCACCGCGAACCTCGACGCCATCGACGACCTCGTCGCCGGGCATGACCACCTCGACCTGATCCTCGTCGAATCCGGCGGCGACAACCTCACCGCCACGTTCTCATCCGGACTCGTCGACGTGCAGATCTTCGTCGTCGACGTGGCCGGCGGCGACAAGGTGCCCCGCAAGGGCGGACCCGGGGTGACGTTCTCGGATCTGTTGGTGATCAACAAGACCGATCTGGCGCCGATGGTCGGCGCCGATCTCGACGTCATGCGACGCGATTCGACCAAGGTGCGCGGAGAGCGGCCCTTCGTACTCATCTCGCTGACCGCCGATCCGACGGCCGGGCCGGTGCTGGACTGGGTGCGGGCGCAACTGCGGGTGCCGGTGCAGGGCTAGTGCGCTCCGACGTCGTCATCGTCGCCTGCGCGGGGCGTGGCCCCCGCATCGAGCACACCGGGGGGATCGCGGTGCGCCGCACCGGGTCCGACACGGTGTACCTGGTGTCCGCCGCGGCCACCCCGCTCGGCGGCGACGTCATCAACGTGCGCGTCGTGGTGGAACCGGGGGCCCGGCTCGTGGTGCGCAGCGCCGCGGCGACCGTGACGCTGCCGAGCGCGGCCACCCCGGAGTCGCAGACGTGCTGGGACATCGAATCGGCAGGCGCACTCGACATCGACCCGCAACCCACCGTCGTCGCGGGCGCCTCCCGCCACCTGACGACCACCCGCATACGGCTGACCGATGCGGGCAGCATCCGCCTACGAGAGCGGGTTCAGATCGGCAGATCGGGTGAGCGCGAAGGCTTCTGGTCCGGTGCGCTGCACGCCGACGTCGACGGGGCGCCGCTGCTGCGGCACCGTGTCGAACTCGGCACCGGATCGGTCACGGATGACGCGCTCGGCCGCCCGCTGGCTTGCGTCAGCGAACTGCGTTACCCCGAACCGTCATTCGCGTCCGACGGGACGGTGCTCGCGCTTGCGGCGGGCGGCTGCCTGGCAACCTGGCAGGGCGAGCGGCTGACTAACTAGCCGCCTGCTCCCGCTCGCGTTCGGTGTCAGTGACCGCCGCGGCGATCTCCTCGAGTTCCTCGATCCGCGTTCGGGCGTACGCCTGCTGTTCGGTGATCGTGAGCTGGCCGCGCTTGGTCGACAGGAACGTCACCGTCCACGAGATCAGCGTGACAATCTTGGTCTTGAACCCGACCAGGTACACCAGGTGCAGGGCCAGCCACGCCAGCCACGCGATGAAGCCACCGAACTCGAGCGGTCCGACCTTGGCCACCGCGGAGAACCGCGACACCGTCGCCATCGAGCCCTTGTCGAAGTACTCGAACGGCTGGCGGAACGCCGGGTTGGCGCCCTTGACCTCGTTCTTGATCAGCTTCGCGGCGTAGCGGGCCCCCTGGATGGCACCCTGGGCCTGGCCCGGCACCCCCTCGACGGCGGCCATGTCGCCGACGACGAACACGTTCGGGTGACCCGGGATCGACAGGTCGGGCAGCACCTTGACGCGACCGGCCCGGTCGACCTCCACGTCGCACTGGTTGGCCAGATCGCGTCCCAGCGGGCTGGCCGACACCCCGGCCGACCAGACCTTGCACGCCGATTCGATGCGCCGCAGCTTGCCGTCGGGGTCCTTCACGGTGATGCCGTTGCGGTCGACGTCGGTGACCATGGCGTTGAGCTGGATCTCGACGCCCATCTTCTCCAACCGGGCCGCGGCTCTCTTGCCCAGCTTCTCGCCCATCGGCGGCAGCACCGCCGGTGCGGCGTCGAGCAGGATCACCCGGGCGCTGGTCGGGTCGATGTGGCGGAACGTGCCCTTGAGCGTGTAGTCGGCGAGCTCGGCGATCTGCCCGGCCATCTCCACACCCGTCGGGCCGGCCCCCACGACGACGAAGGTGAGCAGCTTCTCGCGGCGCTTCGGGTCGCTCGAACGCTCGGCCTGCTCGAACGCGCCGAGGATGCGCCCGCGCAACTCCAGCGCGTCGTCGATCGACTTCATCCCGGGCGCCCACTCGGCGAAGTGGTCGTTGCCGAAGTAGGACTGACCGGCGCCTGCGGCGATGACCAGGCTGTCGTAGGGCGTCGCGTAGTCGTGGCCCAGCAACTCGGAGTGCACGAGCCGGTTCTGCAGGTCGACATGCGTCACGTCGCCGAGCAGCACCTGCACGTTCTTCTGCTTGCGCAGTACCACCCGGGTGGCGGGGGCGATCTCACCCTCGGAGATGATGCCGGTCGCCACCTGGTACAGCAGCGGCTGGAACAGGTGGTGGGTGGTGCGGGCG
Protein-coding sequences here:
- a CDS encoding urease accessory protein UreF → MTTLTTLLALADSRLPIGGHVHSGGVEEAVTSGLVTNLETLHAYLVRRVRTQGLVAASIAAAVHAGTLTVAAADRETDARTPAPAARTASRAQGRGLARLARRVWPGHDWTALGRAPHLPVASGAVGAVAGLTPGQTALSVVYTTMTGSATAAQRLLALDPGDVAALTFGLAPLCDDVAAAAAEEPADLSDPLLDVLAQRHSERERPLFAS
- a CDS encoding urease subunit alpha gives rise to the protein MTGLSRERYAALYGPTTGDRIRLADTDLVIEITEDRSGGTGLAGDEAVFGGGKVLRESMGQSRATRADGAPDTVITGAVILDHWGIIKADIGIRDGRIVAIGKAGNPDIMDGVHPDLVVGPSTEIIAGNGRILTAGAIDCHVHLICPQIMEEALGGGITTIVAGGTGPAEGSKATTVTPGAWHLARMLEALDTWPLNVVLLGKGNTVSAEAMWEQLRGGAAGFKLHEDWGTTPAAIDACLTVADAAGVQVNIHTDTLNEMAFVEDTLAAIKGRSIHAYHTEGAGGGHAPDIITVASHPNVLPSSTNPTRPHTVNTLDEHLDMLMVCHHLNPSVPEDLAFAESRIRPSTIAAEDLLHDIGAISMIGSDAQAMGRIGEVVLRTWQTAHVMKRRRGALEGDGRADNNRARRYVAKYTICPAVAHGLDGEIGSVEVGKLADLVLWEPAFFGVRPHAVIKGGMIAWAAMGDANASIPTPQPVLPRPMFGAAPAAAAATSVHFVSPQAIEDGLADRIDVRRSLIAVADCRHVGKAQMPLNDAMPRIEVDPDTFTVRIDGDVWQEQPAAELPMAQRYFLF
- the ureG gene encoding urease accessory protein UreG, which encodes MPPHFLSADSTGQPHRHADRPKRVRTPGEPLRIGVGGPVGSGKTALVAALCRQLRDELSLAVLTNDIYTTEDADFLRRHAVLPDDRIAAVQTGGCPHTAIRDDITANLDAIDDLVAGHDHLDLILVESGGDNLTATFSSGLVDVQIFVVDVAGGDKVPRKGGPGVTFSDLLVINKTDLAPMVGADLDVMRRDSTKVRGERPFVLISLTADPTAGPVLDWVRAQLRVPVQG
- a CDS encoding urease subunit beta yields the protein MVPGEIFFGEGDVEINAGARRLEMEIVNTGDRPVQVGSHVHLPQANAALDFDRTAARGHRLDVPAGTAVRFEPGVAQRVRLVPLGGSREVHGLSLNPPGRLDGAS
- a CDS encoding NAD(P)/FAD-dependent oxidoreductase produces the protein MSHPGATPTDRHKVVIIGSGFGGLSAAKTLKRADVDIKLIARTTHHLFQPLLYQVATGIISEGEIAPATRVVLRKQKNVQVLLGDVTHVDLQNRLVHSELLGHDYATPYDSLVIAAGAGQSYFGNDHFAEWAPGMKSIDDALELRGRILGAFEQAERSSDPKRREKLLTFVVVGAGPTGVEMAGQIAELADYTLKGTFRHIDPTSARVILLDAAPAVLPPMGEKLGKRAAARLEKMGVEIQLNAMVTDVDRNGITVKDPDGKLRRIESACKVWSAGVSASPLGRDLANQCDVEVDRAGRVKVLPDLSIPGHPNVFVVGDMAAVEGVPGQAQGAIQGARYAAKLIKNEVKGANPAFRQPFEYFDKGSMATVSRFSAVAKVGPLEFGGFIAWLAWLALHLVYLVGFKTKIVTLISWTVTFLSTKRGQLTITEQQAYARTRIEELEEIAAAVTDTEREREQAAS
- a CDS encoding urease accessory protein UreD; amino-acid sequence: MRSDVVIVACAGRGPRIEHTGGIAVRRTGSDTVYLVSAAATPLGGDVINVRVVVEPGARLVVRSAAATVTLPSAATPESQTCWDIESAGALDIDPQPTVVAGASRHLTTTRIRLTDAGSIRLRERVQIGRSGEREGFWSGALHADVDGAPLLRHRVELGTGSVTDDALGRPLACVSELRYPEPSFASDGTVLALAAGGCLATWQGERLTN